Proteins encoded by one window of Synechococcus sp. WH 7805:
- a CDS encoding DUF4090 family protein, producing MDLSGPDAIDKAIDAGVDLDGSPLPDAMLSLYREVMTLEGQRKRSGVRKSMRNRVVRTGAKHFDQDTLNKRLLEAGWEGLKAKEIAFFFG from the coding sequence ATGGATCTCAGCGGGCCTGACGCCATCGACAAGGCCATAGATGCAGGGGTTGATCTCGATGGATCCCCTCTGCCTGATGCAATGCTCTCGCTCTACCGCGAGGTCATGACCCTCGAAGGTCAACGCAAGCGCAGCGGTGTTCGGAAGTCCATGCGCAATCGCGTCGTCCGGACAGGTGCCAAGCACTTCGACCAGGACACGCTCAACAAGCGCTTGCTCGAAGCGGGCTGGGAGGGTCTGAAGGCCAAGGAGATTGCCTTCTTCTTCGGCTGA